A genomic stretch from Bacterioplanes sanyensis includes:
- a CDS encoding indolepyruvate ferredoxin oxidoreductase family protein: protein MRLQSVSLDDKYTRNDGPVYMTGIQALVRLPMLQAARDKAAGLNTAGYISGYRGSPLGGLDGALWSAQKFLKNHNVRFQPAINEDMGATAVWGSQQANMYDDAKYDGVYAMWYGKGPGVDRSMDVFKHANAAGTSKHGGVLLVAGDDHASKSSTLPHQSEHMMIGASIPVLNPAGVQEVLDYGIYGWELSRYSGCWVCLKAITEVMDSSQVVDVEQSRIQINMPSDFELPADGVHIRWPDSPQAQEERLNRYKIYSAIAFARANGLNKIVVDSKEPKLGIITTGKSYLDVRQALADLGIDDQLACDIGIRVFKVGMSWPLDPVLTHEFAKGLEEVLVVEEKRSILEDQLTGQLYNWPVEERPRVVGEFDEQRNVLLPNTTELTPAMIARVIADRIKQFYTSDVVQERLEFLNKKEEALAKPRTGIDRVPHYCSGCPHNSSTKVPEGSRALGGIGCHYMVNWMDRSTSTFTQMGGEGVTWVGQAPFVGDKHVFQNLGDGTYFHSGSLAIRQAIASGANITYKILYNDAVAMTGGQPLDGTMSVMQLTHQLYGEGVKHIYLVSDDLSKYTNKYEFADGTKFFDRKEMEFVQKTMRELPGVSVLIYEQTCAAEKRRRRKRGKMPDPQKRVIINQDVCEGCGDCSVQSNCLSVVPKETELGRKRSIDQDACNKDFSCLDGFCPSFVTVEGGSLKKHIPDANVVNQAPSLLNLPEPALADASNTWNLVLTGVGGTGVVTTAAVMGMAAHIQGLGVSVLDMTGLAQKFGAVVSHVRFANKPADINAVRIPAGEANLLLGCDLVVSASDDTLAKVNDKLTYGIINDHEAITAEFTRNADAQFPAKSMKDTIADAVGADKTRFVNATRLAKALLGDAMATNMFMIGYAMQKGLMPISPAALDQAIELNGAAVEANKQAVLWGRRAAHDQLAVETIVNQLPGTPKPFQPLEDLGEIIADRVRRLTDYQDAAYAQQYQQLVQEVQQAEQEKCAGSTRLTKLVARNLYKVMAYKDEYEVARMMADPAFIDSVRQQFDGKFKLNFHLAPPLWSKVNRGTGRPIKREFGPWMMKAFRVLRHFKGLRGTQLDIFGYHPERREERALVKRYQTTLRDMLKQLSASNVTVAMQYAQLPSDIRGFGPVKMASLEKAKQQEQVLLEQFFGSPVKTFQPASQR from the coding sequence ATGAGACTGCAATCCGTATCGCTTGATGATAAGTACACCCGCAATGACGGTCCGGTTTACATGACGGGCATCCAGGCATTGGTGCGTTTGCCCATGTTGCAGGCTGCGCGTGACAAAGCCGCTGGCTTAAACACGGCGGGCTACATATCCGGTTATCGTGGCTCGCCCCTGGGCGGGCTGGACGGCGCGCTGTGGAGCGCGCAAAAATTCCTCAAAAACCACAATGTACGCTTTCAGCCCGCCATCAATGAAGACATGGGGGCGACGGCGGTGTGGGGCAGCCAACAGGCCAACATGTACGACGACGCCAAGTACGACGGCGTCTATGCCATGTGGTACGGCAAAGGTCCGGGTGTTGATCGCTCGATGGACGTGTTCAAGCACGCCAACGCGGCCGGTACCTCGAAGCACGGTGGTGTGCTGCTGGTGGCCGGCGACGACCATGCGTCCAAGTCATCGACGTTGCCGCACCAAAGCGAGCACATGATGATTGGCGCCAGCATTCCGGTACTTAACCCCGCCGGTGTGCAAGAAGTGTTGGACTACGGTATTTATGGCTGGGAGCTGTCGCGCTACAGCGGCTGCTGGGTGTGTCTGAAGGCCATTACCGAAGTGATGGATAGCTCGCAGGTGGTGGATGTCGAGCAGAGCCGCATTCAGATCAATATGCCGAGCGATTTTGAACTGCCCGCCGACGGTGTGCACATCCGCTGGCCCGATTCGCCACAAGCCCAGGAAGAGCGCTTAAACCGCTACAAAATCTACAGCGCCATTGCCTTTGCCAGAGCCAATGGTCTGAACAAAATCGTCGTTGATAGCAAAGAGCCGAAGCTCGGTATCATCACCACGGGCAAATCTTACCTGGATGTTCGCCAAGCGTTGGCGGACTTAGGCATCGACGATCAACTGGCCTGTGACATTGGCATTCGGGTATTTAAAGTGGGCATGAGCTGGCCGCTGGACCCGGTGCTGACGCACGAATTCGCCAAAGGCTTGGAAGAAGTGTTGGTGGTGGAGGAAAAACGCTCCATCTTGGAAGACCAGCTGACCGGGCAATTGTACAACTGGCCAGTGGAAGAGCGGCCACGCGTGGTGGGTGAGTTTGACGAGCAACGCAATGTATTGCTGCCCAACACCACCGAATTGACGCCAGCGATGATCGCACGCGTCATTGCCGATCGCATTAAACAGTTCTACACCAGCGATGTGGTGCAAGAGCGGTTGGAGTTCTTAAACAAAAAAGAAGAGGCGCTGGCCAAACCTCGCACTGGCATTGACCGGGTGCCACATTATTGTTCCGGCTGTCCGCACAACAGCTCCACCAAGGTACCAGAAGGCAGTCGCGCGTTAGGCGGCATTGGTTGCCACTACATGGTGAACTGGATGGATCGCTCGACCTCGACCTTCACCCAAATGGGCGGCGAAGGGGTGACCTGGGTCGGCCAGGCGCCTTTTGTCGGTGATAAGCATGTATTCCAGAACCTAGGTGACGGTACGTATTTCCATTCCGGTAGTTTGGCCATTCGTCAGGCCATTGCTTCCGGTGCCAATATTACCTACAAAATTTTGTACAACGACGCCGTCGCCATGACCGGTGGCCAGCCGTTGGATGGCACCATGAGTGTGATGCAATTAACTCATCAACTCTACGGTGAAGGCGTTAAGCATATTTATTTGGTCAGTGACGATTTGTCCAAATACACCAATAAATACGAATTTGCCGATGGCACCAAATTCTTTGACCGCAAAGAAATGGAATTTGTGCAAAAAACCATGCGCGAGTTGCCCGGTGTCTCTGTACTGATTTATGAGCAAACCTGTGCGGCGGAAAAGCGTCGCCGGCGTAAGCGCGGCAAGATGCCAGATCCGCAAAAGCGCGTGATTATTAATCAAGACGTGTGCGAAGGCTGCGGTGATTGCAGTGTGCAATCCAATTGTTTATCAGTGGTGCCAAAAGAAACCGAGCTGGGTCGCAAGCGCAGTATCGACCAGGATGCCTGCAACAAAGATTTCAGCTGTTTGGATGGCTTTTGCCCGAGCTTCGTGACGGTCGAAGGCGGCAGTCTGAAAAAACACATTCCCGATGCCAATGTGGTGAATCAGGCGCCGTCGCTGTTAAACCTGCCTGAACCAGCACTGGCCGACGCCAGCAACACTTGGAATTTGGTACTGACGGGCGTGGGTGGCACTGGTGTGGTGACCACGGCGGCAGTCATGGGCATGGCGGCTCATATCCAAGGGTTAGGAGTATCGGTATTGGATATGACCGGCCTGGCGCAAAAATTCGGTGCGGTGGTCAGCCATGTGCGCTTTGCCAATAAACCTGCCGACATTAACGCGGTACGTATTCCAGCGGGCGAGGCTAACTTGCTGCTGGGTTGCGACTTGGTGGTGAGCGCCAGCGACGATACCTTGGCCAAGGTCAACGATAAACTCACCTACGGCATTATTAACGATCACGAAGCCATTACCGCCGAGTTTACTCGCAACGCCGATGCACAGTTCCCGGCCAAGTCGATGAAAGACACCATCGCCGATGCAGTGGGTGCAGATAAAACTCGCTTTGTTAATGCCACTCGCTTGGCCAAAGCCTTGCTGGGGGATGCCATGGCCACCAACATGTTTATGATTGGTTATGCCATGCAAAAAGGTTTAATGCCGATTTCACCAGCGGCGCTGGACCAAGCGATCGAGCTGAATGGCGCAGCGGTCGAAGCCAACAAGCAAGCCGTATTGTGGGGCCGTCGTGCCGCTCATGATCAGCTGGCGGTAGAAACCATTGTCAATCAGCTGCCGGGCACCCCTAAGCCATTCCAGCCTCTGGAAGACCTGGGCGAGATTATTGCCGATCGCGTTCGACGTCTGACCGACTATCAGGACGCCGCGTATGCGCAGCAATACCAACAATTGGTGCAGGAAGTGCAGCAAGCGGAGCAAGAAAAATGCGCCGGCAGTACACGACTGACTAAATTGGTGGCGCGCAACCTGTATAAAGTGATGGCGTATAAGGACGAATACGAAGTCGCTCGCATGATGGCTGACCCTGCCTTTATCGACAGTGTGCGCCAGCAATTCGATGGCAAATTTAAGTTGAATTTCCATCTGGCGCCGCCGCTTTGGTCAAAAGTAAATCGCGGCACTGGCCGACCGATTAAGCGCGAATTTGGCCCCTGGATGATGAAAGCGTTTCGTGTGTTACGTCACTTTAAAGGTTTGCGCGGAACACAGCTGGATATCTTTGGTTACCACCCCGAGCGCCGCGAAGAGCGTGCCTTGGTAAAACGCTATCAGACAACGCTGCGCGACATGCTGAAACAGCTATCAGCCAGCAACGTTACCGTGGCGATGCAATATGCGCAGTTGCCCAGCGATATTCGCGGCTTTGGGCCGGTCAAAATGGCCAGCCTGGAAAAAGCAAAACAACAAGAACAGGTATTACTGGAGCAGTTTTTTGGTAGTCCAGTAAAGACCTTCCAACCGGCCAGTCAGAGGTAA
- a CDS encoding DUF523 domain-containing protein, which produces MTSAKKILISACLMGQPVRYDGRANDDKVAHLQTVIQRWQSERRVVVICPEVAGGLPTPRPAAEIRLGHVIASDGQDFTAAFESGAQKALTLAQQHNVAAALLADRSPSCGSREIYDGEFSGRLIPGQGLTAELLSQHGIPCFGPATFDELLDFLNE; this is translated from the coding sequence ATGACTTCAGCTAAAAAAATCCTCATCAGCGCGTGCTTAATGGGACAACCGGTTCGTTACGATGGCCGTGCTAATGACGATAAAGTCGCGCACTTGCAAACGGTGATTCAACGCTGGCAAAGCGAGCGCAGAGTAGTAGTGATCTGCCCAGAAGTGGCCGGCGGCCTTCCCACGCCTAGGCCTGCGGCAGAAATTCGTCTGGGCCACGTCATTGCCAGCGACGGCCAGGACTTTACCGCTGCGTTTGAATCCGGCGCGCAAAAGGCACTGACACTGGCGCAACAACACAACGTGGCTGCGGCATTATTGGCCGACCGCTCACCGTCTTGCGGCAGCCGTGAAATCTATGACGGCGAGTTTTCTGGTCGTCTGATTCCAGGTCAGGGGCTGACAGCCGAATTATTAAGCCAGCATGGCATACCTTGTTTTGGGCCAGCGACGTTTGATGAACTACTGGATTTTTTAAATGAATAA
- a CDS encoding Lrp/AsnC family transcriptional regulator encodes MEDLSQEKWTKIDKKILAILQQDATLSVAEVANQVGLSQSPCWRRINRLEQAGLIRRRVALLDAQKLGLGVVVFVNVRLSGHADQSLREFEEAICAFPEVTECYTMTGSMDFHLRILVKDIQGYERFFRDHLSQMPAVREVHSSVAITQLKYTTELPLGLLNDELK; translated from the coding sequence GTGGAAGATTTATCCCAGGAAAAATGGACCAAAATCGACAAGAAAATCCTCGCCATATTGCAACAGGACGCCACCCTTTCAGTGGCCGAAGTGGCCAATCAAGTGGGACTGTCACAGTCGCCGTGTTGGCGTCGGATAAACCGCTTAGAGCAAGCCGGCCTGATTCGCCGGCGAGTGGCGCTATTGGACGCACAAAAGCTCGGGCTGGGCGTGGTGGTATTTGTGAATGTAAGGCTAAGCGGTCATGCCGATCAGTCATTAAGAGAGTTCGAAGAAGCCATTTGTGCCTTTCCAGAAGTGACCGAGTGCTACACCATGACTGGCAGCATGGACTTCCATTTGCGCATTCTGGTGAAAGACATTCAGGGGTATGAGCGTTTTTTCCGCGACCATTTATCGCAAATGCCCGCGGTGCGAGAGGTGCACAGCAGCGTCGCCATCACCCAGTTGAAGTACACCACCGAGCTGCCACTGGGGCTGCTCAACGATGAATTAAAATGA
- a CDS encoding porin: MNHIDRVCCFFVLISLTAQTHSVNNQLDGRPHFYGRIHLALIAEKYRDMNINNEGHNLGIKGKMAITPEQTAFYRLEAQYRNDDETTYDDATPLEPSGTSSKDSASLVVRQAHAGIRDTFGTLIIGRQLNPIHRTYKADRFYRNSGWAQIHAKRIGDALSYGFNHGHLSFLAAVIVDGTDVDNPSRDQQDFDAHVAMGEVTFANVSLAAGHMATKYENCGAKTAETSLGVAYKTPPLHIGLQLEVGTESSFIADSNVRADLNPCVVGYRVEQADFKIADLYMKYRVNRISYTFGYGIREDSPEVGVDLRKSRWVFEGVYHLNKKVLVYLGYSEYNKDAGDTHNTYLGYRFSF, translated from the coding sequence ATGAATCATATCGACAGAGTGTGTTGTTTTTTTGTACTGATATCACTTACTGCGCAGACACATTCTGTTAACAATCAGCTGGACGGCAGGCCTCATTTCTACGGCCGCATTCATCTTGCATTGATTGCGGAAAAATACCGGGATATGAACATCAATAATGAAGGTCATAATCTCGGCATCAAGGGCAAGATGGCCATCACACCGGAGCAAACGGCCTTCTACCGGCTAGAAGCGCAATATCGAAACGACGATGAAACGACTTATGACGATGCCACTCCACTTGAGCCCAGCGGCACATCCAGTAAGGATTCCGCCAGCTTGGTTGTCCGACAAGCCCATGCTGGCATTCGTGATACCTTCGGCACGCTGATCATCGGACGTCAGCTAAATCCCATCCATCGAACCTACAAAGCGGACAGGTTTTATCGCAACTCTGGATGGGCACAGATTCATGCAAAGCGAATCGGCGATGCGCTGTCTTACGGTTTTAACCATGGCCATTTGTCATTTCTAGCAGCCGTCATCGTTGATGGAACGGATGTGGATAACCCAAGCCGAGATCAGCAAGATTTCGATGCACATGTCGCGATGGGCGAAGTCACATTCGCCAACGTGTCACTTGCTGCGGGTCATATGGCAACGAAGTATGAAAACTGTGGAGCGAAAACGGCGGAAACGTCGTTGGGTGTGGCCTACAAAACTCCCCCTCTGCACATTGGCTTGCAACTGGAGGTGGGTACAGAAAGTTCGTTTATTGCGGATTCCAATGTGCGAGCCGATCTCAACCCCTGCGTGGTCGGCTACAGAGTAGAGCAAGCGGACTTTAAAATCGCAGACCTTTACATGAAGTACAGAGTAAATCGCATTAGCTACACCTTTGGCTATGGCATACGAGAAGACTCGCCGGAAGTGGGGGTGGATCTTAGAAAATCCCGCTGGGTATTTGAAGGCGTGTACCATCTGAATAAAAAGGTGCTTGTTTACTTGGGGTATTCTGAATACAACAAAGACGCTGGCGATACACACAATACCTACCTTGGGTATCGTTTTTCATTCTAA
- a CDS encoding GFA family protein, with the protein MTIKGSCLCGDVTFEIRAEFKNFYLCHCAHCQKDTGSAYAANLFTGKEALVWLTGEDKVKTFKLTPTRHSKSFCCQCGSAVPNTTNGFCSVPAGSLDSQISRTPDAHIFTASQADWESGLEGLKSYARFPE; encoded by the coding sequence ATGACGATAAAAGGCTCCTGCTTATGCGGCGATGTCACCTTCGAGATCCGTGCAGAGTTTAAAAATTTCTATCTCTGCCACTGTGCTCATTGCCAAAAGGATACCGGCTCTGCCTACGCAGCCAACTTATTTACCGGCAAAGAAGCGCTGGTGTGGCTAACAGGTGAAGATAAAGTAAAAACGTTCAAGCTCACGCCGACACGGCACAGCAAGAGTTTTTGCTGCCAGTGTGGCTCTGCAGTACCAAATACGACCAATGGGTTTTGCTCCGTCCCCGCAGGCAGTCTCGACAGCCAAATATCTAGGACGCCGGACGCGCACATATTCACCGCAAGTCAAGCCGACTGGGAGTCCGGGCTGGAGGGACTAAAGTCCTACGCAAGGTTTCCAGAATAG
- a CDS encoding LysE family translocator, whose translation MNELTLLLTLATIHTIGLISPGPDFALVVQNVARYGRATGVYIACGLALGIGLHTIFSLTGVSFVIQQHETLFMLVQLAGGSYLLYLGLSALRSTYLSWHQPAAAPTQASTEQITSPHMALVKGLVTNLLNPKALVFFVSLVSTLVPASVSWWFKGTAALMLFALSLAWFSLLACWLSSSSMQQRLQRASRYIDAVCGTVFSVLGGSIVLSRVLG comes from the coding sequence ATGAACGAACTGACTTTATTATTAACCTTAGCGACAATACACACCATCGGCTTGATAAGCCCAGGGCCTGACTTTGCGTTGGTGGTGCAAAACGTGGCCCGCTATGGCCGTGCAACGGGCGTGTACATTGCGTGTGGTCTGGCATTGGGTATCGGTTTGCATACCATTTTTAGTCTGACCGGCGTGAGCTTTGTTATTCAGCAACACGAAACTCTATTCATGCTGGTGCAATTGGCTGGCGGCAGTTATCTGCTGTACTTGGGCCTATCGGCGCTGCGTTCGACCTACCTCAGTTGGCATCAACCGGCAGCCGCGCCAACGCAGGCGTCGACAGAGCAAATTACCTCCCCGCACATGGCGCTGGTAAAAGGACTGGTGACCAACTTATTAAACCCCAAGGCGTTGGTATTTTTTGTCAGTCTGGTGTCGACCTTGGTGCCTGCCAGTGTGAGCTGGTGGTTCAAAGGCACGGCGGCGTTGATGTTGTTTGCGCTGTCGCTGGCGTGGTTTTCACTGCTGGCCTGCTGGCTGTCTTCGTCGTCCATGCAACAGCGATTGCAGCGTGCCAGCCGTTATATCGACGCCGTGTGTGGCACGGTGTTTAGCGTGCTCGGCGGCAGCATCGTGTTGAGCCGGGTATTGGGGTAG
- a CDS encoding CoA transferase: MTDLHNKLCEQLNIAGLAPIPLPTLSNIQTLPSWFAVTDLICSTMSLAWGALHRYAKVDQVGQLDVRLANLWFDFTVQPQGWQIASAWDNIAGDYLAKDGWIRLHTNAPHHKAVALNVLGCADDKDSVQAMVGAHNAKDIETAVVEQGGCAAAMHSIEQWRSHPVGSQLQYEPQLHWQLSETDQAQPSQPNPTSPLAGIKVLDLTRILAGPVATRFLAAFGADVLRIDPKDWHEPSIEQEVTLGKRCARLDLHNSTDRAIFEQLIAQADVLVHGYRSDALEHLGYASASLSALNPLLINVSLNAYGWNNEWSTRRGFDSLVQMSSGIADYGMTQSGSDRPKPLPVQALDHATGYLMATAVIQALELKRDAGLVSQVKTSLAAVAELLISNPLSDASIAMESRQDSDFSTTLEHTSWGQAKRVKVPFSGSVIQPHWPTGAVTLGSSNAQWR, encoded by the coding sequence ATGACGGATCTACATAACAAACTGTGCGAACAACTGAACATTGCTGGTTTGGCACCCATACCGCTGCCAACGCTAAGCAATATACAGACCCTGCCCAGTTGGTTTGCCGTGACGGATTTAATCTGCAGTACCATGTCACTGGCGTGGGGAGCGCTGCATCGCTATGCCAAAGTCGATCAAGTAGGCCAACTGGATGTCCGGCTGGCTAATTTATGGTTCGATTTTACCGTACAGCCGCAAGGCTGGCAGATTGCCAGTGCCTGGGACAACATCGCTGGAGACTACCTCGCCAAAGACGGCTGGATCCGCTTGCACACCAATGCTCCCCACCACAAAGCGGTGGCATTAAACGTATTAGGCTGCGCCGACGACAAAGACTCTGTACAAGCGATGGTTGGCGCGCACAATGCTAAAGACATCGAAACGGCCGTTGTGGAACAAGGTGGCTGTGCTGCTGCGATGCATTCTATTGAGCAATGGCGCTCGCACCCAGTGGGCAGTCAATTGCAATATGAGCCTCAGCTGCATTGGCAACTTTCTGAGACCGACCAAGCACAACCAAGCCAGCCCAACCCGACAAGCCCGTTAGCCGGTATCAAAGTATTGGATCTGACCCGTATTCTGGCAGGTCCGGTGGCAACGCGCTTTTTAGCTGCATTTGGCGCCGACGTGTTAAGAATTGATCCCAAAGATTGGCACGAGCCCAGCATCGAGCAAGAGGTGACACTGGGAAAACGTTGCGCGCGACTCGACCTGCACAATTCGACAGACAGGGCCATCTTTGAGCAGCTGATCGCTCAAGCCGACGTTTTAGTGCATGGCTATCGCAGCGATGCGTTGGAGCATTTAGGTTACGCATCTGCCAGCTTGTCGGCACTTAATCCGCTGTTAATCAATGTGTCTCTCAACGCCTACGGCTGGAATAACGAGTGGAGTACCCGCCGTGGCTTTGACAGCCTGGTACAAATGAGCAGCGGCATTGCCGACTACGGCATGACGCAGTCAGGCAGTGACAGACCGAAACCATTACCGGTTCAGGCACTGGACCACGCCACAGGGTATTTAATGGCAACGGCGGTGATTCAGGCACTGGAGCTCAAGCGCGATGCCGGGCTGGTGAGCCAGGTAAAAACATCACTCGCAGCGGTAGCAGAGTTATTAATATCAAACCCACTGTCTGACGCCTCCATCGCCATGGAAAGTCGACAAGACAGTGATTTCAGCACCACCCTTGAACACACCAGCTGGGGGCAAGCAAAGCGGGTTAAAGTGCCGTTTTCAGGTTCTGTAATACAACCCCACTGGCCAACTGGCGCGGTAACTTTGGGTTCATCAAACGCACAGTGGCGATAA
- a CDS encoding Glu/Leu/Phe/Val family dehydrogenase: MSVFSHKDFDHHEDVHFHHDPATGLKAIVAVHNTSRGPALGGCRMFAYQSDEEALSDVLRLSRGMSYKSAMANLPLGGGKSVIIGDPSAMKTPALLQAMGKFVHSLGGQYIAAEDSGTSVPDIEQMGSMTPHVAGIQSKLDVDGNPVSGDPSPSTAYGVFVGIKAAVQHKLQRDLNGVKVAIQGLGNVGMYLAQYLADAGAKLTVCDINEEKLNMAKLRWNANIVSVEDIFAADVDVFAPCAMGGAINDQTLPQIKATVIAGAANNQLAEKHHDQAVLERGILYAPDYVINAGGIIDVSYEGPEYSAKKARTHIDGIGDTLAEIFERSDATGQPTELLANKIAEERLQLRTPEHSL; encoded by the coding sequence ATGTCCGTTTTTTCACACAAAGATTTTGATCATCACGAAGACGTGCACTTTCACCATGACCCGGCAACGGGTCTAAAAGCCATCGTTGCGGTGCACAATACCAGCCGGGGCCCAGCCTTGGGTGGCTGTCGCATGTTTGCTTACCAGTCTGACGAAGAAGCATTGAGCGATGTGCTGCGCCTGTCTCGTGGTATGAGTTATAAATCGGCCATGGCCAATCTGCCGTTGGGTGGAGGGAAGTCCGTTATCATCGGTGACCCGTCGGCGATGAAAACCCCCGCGCTGTTGCAAGCCATGGGTAAGTTTGTGCATTCACTGGGCGGTCAATACATTGCGGCTGAAGACTCAGGCACCAGTGTGCCCGATATTGAGCAAATGGGTTCCATGACACCGCATGTTGCGGGTATTCAAAGCAAGCTCGATGTTGATGGCAACCCCGTGTCCGGCGATCCATCGCCGTCCACTGCCTACGGGGTATTTGTCGGTATCAAAGCCGCCGTGCAGCATAAATTGCAGCGCGATCTAAATGGCGTGAAGGTGGCGATTCAAGGCTTGGGTAATGTCGGTATGTATTTGGCGCAGTATTTGGCCGACGCTGGCGCTAAGCTGACCGTGTGTGACATTAACGAAGAAAAACTCAACATGGCGAAGCTGCGTTGGAACGCCAATATCGTCAGCGTAGAAGATATCTTTGCTGCCGACGTCGACGTATTTGCACCCTGCGCCATGGGCGGTGCCATTAACGATCAAACGTTACCGCAGATTAAAGCCACTGTGATTGCCGGTGCTGCCAACAACCAGCTGGCTGAAAAGCACCACGACCAAGCGGTGCTGGAGCGCGGTATTCTGTATGCACCCGATTACGTAATTAATGCCGGTGGCATTATCGATGTGTCGTACGAAGGGCCAGAATACTCGGCTAAAAAAGCGCGTACCCATATTGATGGCATTGGCGATACTTTGGCAGAGATCTTTGAGCGTTCCGACGCCACTGGCCAACCAACCGAACTGCTCGCTAACAAAATTGCGGAAGAGCGCTTACAACTTCGAACCCCAGAGCATAGCCTCTGA